In Heliangelus exortis chromosome Z, bHelExo1.hap1, whole genome shotgun sequence, a genomic segment contains:
- the LOC139789628 gene encoding interferon-like, translating into MAAPGAPHICLHHGAHMLLLFFTPLAIATMCHHLQPREDTFLWDSLQLLRAMAPSPPHPCHQYQTPLFPQDLPPTKHPRHAAAAALSILQHLFTILSSTRTPRHWDAQAQHGLLNHLEHYIYHLEKCMESNRTASIRHRPLKLLLSINRNFTSIQKFLRTHHYSACAWDHVRLQAIICFQHLDTLIQQMKNKATPLDLQQTNPHQTPVPSQRWQPQIDQKLQDPGRGLISTAPTSSSQETAPTGNLA; encoded by the coding sequence atGGCTGCACCTGGAGCTCCACACATCTGCCTGCACCACGGTGCCCACATGCTCCTGCTCTTCTTCACACCTCTTGCCATTGCAACCATGTGCCACCACCTGCAGCCCCGTGAGGACACCTTCCTCTGGGACAGCCTCCAGCTTCTCCGGGCCATGGCTCCCAGCCCCCCACACCCGTGCCACCAATACCAGACGCCCCTCTTCCCCCAAGACCTCCCCCCGACCAAACACCCACGCCACGCTGCTGCTGCCgctctcagcatcctccagcaCCTCTTCACCATTCTCAGCAGCACCAGAACCCCACGACACTGGGATGCCCAAGCACAGCATGGACTCCTTAACCACCTTGAACATTACATCTACCATCTGGAGAAATGCATGGAATCCAACAGGACAGCCTCCATAAGGCACAGACCCCTtaagctgctgctcagcatcaACAGAAACTTCACAAGTATCCAGAAGTTCCTCCGCACCCACCACTACAGCGCCTGCGCCTGGGACCACGTCCGCCTCCAGGCAATCATCTGCTTCCAACACCTGGACACACTCATACAGCAGATGAAGAACAAAGCCACTCCTCTGGACCTccaacaaaccaacccacaCCAAACCCCTGTCCCCAGTCAGCGCTGGCAGCCACAGATCGACCAGAAGCTGCAGGACCCAGGGCGGGGGTTGATCAGCACTGCTCCCACCTCTTCCAGCCAGGAGACAGCTCCCACAGGGAATCTGGCATGA